A single Pseudomonas brassicacearum DNA region contains:
- the cobC gene encoding alpha-ribazole phosphatase family protein: MTLRLDLLRHGETELGGGLRGSLDDALTARGWEQMHAAVAQGGPWDRLVSSPLQRCAHFAEQLGGRLGVPVQLDKDLQELHFGAWEGRSAAALMDTDAEALGQFWADPYAFTPPEGEPVLAFSSRVLAAVERLHTAYAGQRVLLVSHGGVMRLLLAQARGLPREQLLNVEVCHGALFSLAVSAGPVLKEAD, translated from the coding sequence ATGACCTTGCGCCTGGACCTGCTGCGTCATGGCGAAACCGAGCTGGGCGGCGGCTTGCGCGGCAGCCTCGACGATGCCTTGACGGCCAGGGGCTGGGAGCAGATGCACGCGGCTGTCGCCCAAGGCGGGCCCTGGGATCGCCTGGTCAGCTCGCCGTTGCAGCGTTGCGCCCATTTCGCCGAGCAACTGGGTGGCCGACTCGGTGTGCCGGTGCAGCTGGACAAAGACCTGCAAGAGTTGCATTTCGGCGCCTGGGAAGGCCGCAGCGCAGCGGCGTTGATGGACACCGACGCCGAAGCGCTAGGGCAGTTCTGGGCCGATCCCTATGCCTTTACACCGCCCGAGGGCGAGCCGGTGCTGGCGTTTTCCAGCCGCGTGCTGGCGGCAGTCGAACGCCTGCACACGGCCTATGCCGGACAGCGAGTCTTGCTGGTCAGCCATGGTGGCGTGATGCGCCTGCTGCTGGCCCAGGCCCGAGGCCTGCCTCGGGAGCAATTGCTCAATGTCGAGGTTTGCCATGGCGCACTGTTTTCCCTGGCGGTGTCGGCAGGGCCTGTGCTCAAAGAGGCGGATTGA
- a CDS encoding adenosylcobinamide-GDP ribazoletransferase: MLPFWIALQFLSSLPVRLSGMPEPEQLGRSLLFYPVVGLLFGGLLWALDALLFDAPLLLHAALLLMAWVLLSGGLHLDGLADSADAWLGGFGDRERTLLIMKDPRSGPIAVVTLVVVLLLKWAALVALIEQGQALALLIVPMLGRGALLGLFLTTPYVRAGGLGQALADHLPRRSGWQVLSACALGCLLLLGWAGLWMLVVAALVFIGLRRMMLRRLQGCTGDTAGALLELLEVAVLVASVLS; this comes from the coding sequence ATGTTGCCTTTCTGGATCGCCTTGCAATTTCTCAGCAGCCTGCCGGTGCGCCTGTCCGGCATGCCCGAGCCTGAACAGCTGGGCCGTTCGCTGTTGTTCTATCCGGTGGTGGGGCTGTTGTTCGGCGGGCTGTTATGGGCGTTGGATGCGTTATTGTTCGACGCGCCGTTGCTGCTTCATGCTGCGCTGTTGCTGATGGCCTGGGTGCTGCTTAGCGGTGGGTTGCATCTGGATGGCTTGGCCGACAGCGCCGATGCGTGGCTCGGCGGTTTCGGTGATCGCGAACGGACGTTGCTGATCATGAAGGATCCGCGCAGCGGGCCGATTGCCGTCGTGACGCTGGTGGTGGTGTTGCTGCTCAAATGGGCTGCGCTGGTGGCGTTGATCGAGCAGGGGCAGGCTTTGGCGTTGCTCATCGTGCCGATGTTGGGGCGTGGCGCATTGCTGGGATTATTCCTGACGACACCGTATGTGCGTGCCGGTGGGTTAGGCCAGGCGCTCGCCGATCACCTGCCGCGACGCTCGGGTTGGCAGGTGTTGTCGGCCTGTGCGCTGGGGTGCTTGCTGCTGTTGGGCTGGGCGGGGCTGTGGATGTTGGTGGTTGCCGCGCTGGTGTTCATCGGGTTGCGGCGGATGATGCTGCGCAGGCTGCAAGGATGCACCGGGGATACGGCGGGCGCCTTGCTGGAGCTGCTGGAAGTGGCCGTTCTGGTAGCGTCGGTGTTGAGTTGA
- a CDS encoding MFS transporter — translation MTSMWRTCGWVLVGSALILALSLGIRHGFGLFLAPMSAEFGWGREVFAFAIALQNLIWGLAQPFTGALADRFGAAKVVLIGGVLYAVGLVFMGMADSPWSLSLSAGLLIGIGLSGTSFSVILGVVGRAVPPEKRSMGMGIASAAGSFGQFAMLPGTLGLIGWLGWSAALLALGLLVALIVPLVSMLKDAPLPVAGHEQTLVEALREACSHSGFWLLAVGFFVCGFQVVFIGVHLPAYLVDQHLPASVGTTVLALVGLFNIFGTYTAGWLGGRMSKPRLLTGLYLVRAVVIGLFLWLPVTTTTAYLFGMAMGLLWLSTVPLTNGTVATLFGVRNLSMLGGIVFLFHQLGSFLGGWLGGVVYDRTGSYDLIWQVSILLSLLAAALNWPVRERPVARLQVQAGAA, via the coding sequence ATGACATCGATGTGGCGTACCTGTGGTTGGGTCCTGGTGGGCAGCGCGCTGATCCTGGCGTTGTCCCTGGGCATACGGCATGGCTTCGGCCTGTTCCTGGCGCCCATGAGTGCCGAGTTCGGCTGGGGCCGTGAGGTATTCGCCTTCGCCATTGCCTTGCAGAACCTGATCTGGGGCCTGGCGCAGCCTTTCACCGGCGCGCTGGCCGATCGCTTCGGTGCGGCGAAAGTGGTGTTGATCGGTGGCGTTCTCTATGCCGTCGGCCTGGTGTTCATGGGTATGGCTGACTCGCCATGGTCGTTGTCATTGAGTGCGGGTCTGTTGATTGGTATTGGCCTGTCTGGCACGTCGTTTTCGGTGATCCTCGGCGTGGTCGGCCGGGCTGTGCCGCCGGAAAAACGCAGCATGGGCATGGGTATCGCCAGCGCCGCCGGTTCCTTCGGCCAGTTCGCCATGTTGCCCGGCACGTTGGGGCTGATCGGTTGGCTCGGTTGGTCGGCGGCGTTGTTGGCGCTGGGGCTGCTGGTGGCGTTGATCGTGCCGCTGGTGAGCATGCTCAAGGACGCGCCGTTGCCGGTCGCCGGCCATGAGCAAACCCTGGTCGAAGCCTTGCGTGAGGCGTGCAGTCATTCCGGGTTCTGGCTGCTGGCGGTTGGCTTTTTCGTTTGCGGGTTCCAGGTGGTGTTCATCGGCGTGCATTTGCCGGCATACCTGGTGGACCAGCACCTGCCAGCCAGCGTCGGCACCACCGTGCTAGCCCTGGTCGGGTTGTTCAATATCTTCGGCACCTACACGGCGGGCTGGCTGGGCGGACGCATGTCCAAGCCACGCCTGTTGACCGGGTTGTACCTGGTGCGTGCGGTGGTGATCGGCTTGTTCCTGTGGTTGCCCGTGACCACCACGACGGCGTACCTGTTTGGCATGGCGATGGGCTTGCTGTGGCTGTCGACCGTGCCGTTGACCAACGGCACGGTGGCGACCTTGTTCGGTGTGCGAAATCTCTCGATGTTGGGTGGGATCGTGTTCCTGTTCCACCAGTTGGGCTCGTTCCTAGGTGGATGGTTGGGCGGGGTGGTATACGACCGTACCGGCAGCTACGACTTGATCTGGCAGGTGTCGATCCTGCTCAGCCTGTTGGCGGCGGCGTTGAATTGGCCAGTACGTGAACGTCCGGTGGCGCGCCTGCAAGTCCAGGCCGGCGCAGCATGA
- a CDS encoding glutathione peroxidase yields the protein MLTRWFAVPALLLAVTGQVWAAGCPPLLEGSLPKLRAKETIDLCQRFAGKPLVVVNTASFCGFAPQFKGLEALNQRYKDQGLQVLGVPSNDFKQESKDGAETAKVCYVNYGVTFAMTEPQPVRGADAIPLFKHLAEQSGAPKWNFYKYVVDRQGKVVASFSSRIKPDDPDFIKAVEAAIASKP from the coding sequence ATGTTGACGCGCTGGTTTGCTGTTCCCGCCCTGTTGCTGGCTGTGACCGGGCAAGTCTGGGCCGCCGGTTGCCCACCGTTGCTGGAGGGTTCGTTGCCCAAGCTGCGGGCCAAGGAAACCATTGATTTGTGTCAGCGCTTCGCCGGCAAGCCGCTGGTGGTGGTCAACACCGCTAGCTTCTGTGGGTTCGCTCCGCAATTCAAAGGCCTCGAGGCGCTCAACCAGCGCTACAAGGACCAAGGGTTGCAAGTGCTGGGTGTGCCGTCCAATGACTTCAAGCAGGAGTCCAAGGACGGTGCTGAGACTGCCAAGGTCTGCTACGTCAATTACGGCGTGACCTTCGCCATGACCGAACCTCAGCCGGTACGCGGTGCGGATGCGATACCGCTGTTCAAGCACCTGGCTGAACAATCCGGCGCGCCGAAATGGAATTTCTACAAGTATGTGGTGGACCGTCAGGGCAAGGTCGTTGCCAGTTTTTCCAGCCGGATCAAGCCTGACGATCCCGATTTCATCAAGGCGGTAGAAGCGGCCATTGCCTCCAAACCCTGA
- a CDS encoding OmpP1/FadL family transporter: MKKIVLKTTLGLAVTLASSQLFASGFALNEQSISGMGTGFAGRSSAADDASTVFGNPAGMSRLKRQQVTGGFAAIDASTDINDASGTQSGTNKGDMVPLTGVPMGYYVKPIDDQWAFGLGVYAPFGLITDYENSFQGRNFGSKSEVKVVTFQPTVSYAFNDKVSIGFGPTINRISGSLESSLTTPFSPNDGNVQIKGDDIGYGYNVGLLVQATDTTRVGLTYHSKVKYKLEGHTEVDAAAGTPGFLLSDGRYDASLDITTPESVDFSVTQQINDAWTVYAGSTWTRWSRLKDITVNNDVTSGGALNPTLFGTITEEQNWHDTWAYAIGTSYQLNKQWVLRTGLSFDQSPANNTDRSPRIPTGDRTIFSLGAGWSPTEDLTIDVAYSYLKEEKVSVNRSNALGQTYSAEYENSANGFGVGATYRF; encoded by the coding sequence ATGAAAAAAATCGTGCTCAAAACCACCCTTGGACTTGCCGTGACCTTGGCATCCAGCCAACTTTTCGCCAGTGGCTTTGCCTTGAACGAACAAAGCATCAGTGGCATGGGCACTGGTTTCGCGGGTCGCTCTTCCGCTGCCGACGACGCCAGCACTGTATTTGGTAACCCTGCCGGCATGTCGCGCCTCAAGCGTCAGCAAGTGACCGGTGGCTTCGCCGCCATTGACGCCTCCACCGACATCAACGATGCCAGCGGCACCCAGTCCGGCACCAACAAGGGCGACATGGTCCCACTCACGGGCGTTCCGATGGGCTATTACGTCAAGCCTATCGATGATCAATGGGCTTTCGGCCTGGGTGTCTACGCACCGTTCGGCCTGATCACCGACTACGAAAACAGCTTCCAGGGCCGTAACTTCGGCAGCAAGAGCGAAGTGAAGGTCGTGACCTTCCAGCCCACCGTCAGCTATGCCTTCAATGACAAGGTGTCGATCGGTTTTGGCCCGACTATCAACCGGATTTCTGGTTCCCTGGAGTCGTCGCTGACCACTCCATTTTCGCCTAACGACGGCAACGTGCAGATCAAGGGCGACGACATTGGCTACGGCTATAACGTCGGTCTTTTGGTCCAGGCGACCGACACCACTCGTGTTGGCCTGACCTACCACTCCAAGGTCAAGTACAAGCTTGAAGGCCACACTGAAGTGGATGCGGCTGCAGGTACACCTGGGTTCTTGCTGAGTGACGGGCGTTACGACGCTTCGCTGGACATCACCACGCCTGAGTCGGTGGACTTTTCGGTTACCCAGCAAATCAATGATGCCTGGACCGTCTACGCCGGCAGCACCTGGACCCGCTGGAGCCGCCTGAAAGACATTACCGTGAACAATGACGTAACAAGTGGTGGCGCCCTGAACCCGACCCTTTTCGGCACCATCACCGAAGAACAGAACTGGCACGACACCTGGGCCTACGCCATCGGTACGTCCTACCAGTTGAACAAGCAATGGGTACTGCGTACCGGTCTGTCCTTCGACCAGTCGCCTGCCAACAACACCGACCGTTCGCCTCGCATCCCTACCGGCGACCGGACCATCTTCAGCCTGGGCGCCGGCTGGAGCCCGACCGAAGACCTGACCATCGACGTGGCTTATTCCTACCTCAAGGAAGAGAAAGTCAGCGTCAACCGCAGCAATGCTCTGGGCCAGACCTACAGCGCTGAATACGAAAACAGCGCCAACGGTTTCGGTGTCGGTGCAACCTACCGCTTCTGA
- a CDS encoding MarR family winged helix-turn-helix transcriptional regulator: MLPSQCLCINLRRAARGVSRYYDGALDGFGINVAQYSLLSNLARLDQPSISSLAEAMGLDRSTLGRNLRVLEGEGLVALAEGDDLRNRIVVLTETGQARLAAALPAWEAAQQKLIDKLGAEKRATLLALLDELA; encoded by the coding sequence ATGCTTCCTTCCCAATGTCTGTGCATCAACCTGCGTCGTGCCGCTCGTGGCGTCAGCAGGTATTACGACGGCGCCCTCGACGGCTTCGGGATCAACGTTGCCCAGTATTCTTTACTGAGCAACCTGGCGCGCCTGGACCAGCCGAGCATTTCTTCCCTGGCCGAGGCCATGGGCCTGGACCGCAGCACCCTGGGACGAAACCTGCGGGTGCTGGAAGGCGAAGGGCTGGTGGCGCTGGCCGAGGGTGACGACCTGCGTAACCGCATCGTCGTGCTCACTGAAACGGGGCAGGCCCGGCTCGCGGCGGCGTTGCCGGCCTGGGAAGCGGCGCAGCAGAAACTGATTGATAAGCTGGGCGCCGAAAAGCGTGCGACCTTGCTGGCCTTGCTGGATGAACTGGCGTGA